Proteins from one Pelodiscus sinensis isolate JC-2024 chromosome 21, ASM4963464v1, whole genome shotgun sequence genomic window:
- the LOC142819281 gene encoding uncharacterized protein LOC142819281, producing MLKGTPLHSRFSAFPLACLPRRGTAKYFSLRLPVSVLPIGDAAAVGNMEPELTLGMLQFLDLLLQACQQWVEAALHHLVHISPLPLPLASPGVMEERQQRPDARVPRRIWHLDTSIDWWDRIVLECWGDRQWTQNFRMKKDTFLELCEWLTPALQQRDTHMRPAIPLQKRVAIALWKISTLDSYRSVGNQFDVGRSTVGAVLMHWAERKGSCKEGGQGQQLTQTPLSSSLAPSASPTARGGGGPMGHTSSSVPRNTKPPSTSTARATSPSSCRPCVTTGASSWTLMWAGPARHMTHGCTGTPPCASGCRPGPSSLTPHQGRGRGHARVPGGGCGLPTAALAHEALHGASQPLPPGLQCQVDQGPHRGRGGLQMPESQI from the exons atgcttaaagggacccccctacacagccggttctcagcttttccgcttgcttgcctacctcgcagagggacagcaaagtatttttctctccgcctgcctgtgtcggtgcttcccattggggatgccgccgcagttggcaacatggagccagagctcaccctgggcatgctccagtttttggacttgctgctgcaagcctgtcagcaaTGGGTGGAAgctgccttgcaccacctggtgcacatcagccccctgcctctccccctggcctccccgggggtcatggaggagcggcagcagcgcccggacgcccgcgtgccccgccgcatctggcatctggacaccagcattgactggtgggaccgcatcgtcctggagtgctggggagacagacagtggacccagaacttcaggatgaagaaggacaccttcctggagctctgcgagtggctcacccctgctctgcagcaacgggacactcacatgaggcctgccatccccctccagaagcgtgtggccatcgctcTGTGGAAgatctccacgctggacagctaccgatccgtcgggaaccagttcgacgtggggagatccaccgtcggagcagtgctcatgcactGGGCTGAGCGgaaggggagctgcaaggagg gtggtcaaggccagcAACTGACCCAGACGCCATTATCCAGTAgtttggcgccctcggcttccccaactgcgaggggggggggggggccgatgggacacacatcctcatccgtgccccggaacaccaagcctcccagtacatcaactgcaagggctacttctccgtcctcctgcaggccgtgtgtgaccaccggggccagttcatggacattaatgtgggctggtccggcaaggcacatgacgcacggctgtaccggaactcctccgtgtgccagcggctgcaggccgggaccttcttccctgaccccacatcagggtcggggacgtggacatgcccgtgtgcctggtgggggatgcggcctacccactgcagccctggctcatgaagccctacacggggcatcTCAAcctctcccgccaggccttcaatgccaggttgaccagggcccacatcgtggtcgagggggccttcagatgcctgaaagccagatttag